TCACTGCGTCTTTGTGGGAGTGGTATGGGCAGGGGGCACAGATTTTGCTTATTTGCAGGGATGGGAACATCTTCATTTGGGTTTTGCCTCATGCCAAACCTTTTACTGCTATCCTCTACATCTGTGTGTAAACCTGTAATGGAACCAAAACACACCAAGGGACACTGAACTATCTATGTACTTCTAGGTTTATCTGTAGCTTGGGAAAATGATTTCTATATGGAGGACTcggtttcattatttcattatttagaCAAACAATATGTCAAAATCtgtgttgctcggactcttcaaaaatgttgcgcgtgtcggattctccaaaagtagtgtatttttggtAATGTGACACGGGTGCAACATCGAAAGTGAATAGTCCATGCAACTTAGGTCAGGATTATTGAGACGTAGAAGAGTGCACAGATGGGTTCTGCGGTTGGGCTTACATTTTATCTGGCCAAACAAGTGAAAATTAAAGGTCTTTAATATGTCTGCCTCCAACCTCCTCTAAAAGGTTGTCATTAGGAGTAGATAGCTGTTATTCTCTTACAATAATCTCCTCTGAAGTTTGATTGGTGGATGGATATCCATTGTGTGAGTTTGAGGCATGGAATCACTGCAATGAACTGATCATAGGATAATATAAGTGAATCCTGTTAGTTGCTGCAGGGAAACGTGATGTAAAGGTTAGGCTCACGAGTCACGTCACGAGTTCAAACCCTGCCGCAGACCAACGGCAaggtatttaagtggagaaagGTAGAGAGCAGATCCATTATCCACTGAGATTCAAATCACGAGCCACTGACTTTCGGGATTTCtaggttataaaaaaaatgatgtgtCCTGCTAGCCAACAATCATCATCAAGCAAAGGATACAAACTACCACCATTAAAATATTGAATCCTGTTTAGATCCTCTTGACTTGCATGCCATTACTTTTGAAATTCTTTCAACTTCTCAAAAAGGAGGTATTGGTTTCTTTGTTGTGTTGTTTCTGTGAGGAAGCCTCTCCCCCTTCGATGCTTTGCTTGACTGAGATATGTTTTTGCCACCACTGGTGCAATAAACTATTCATCTCTGAATTTTGCAGGGGTTGCTGGTTAAAACTCTAGTCTCGTGGGGAATTATCAAATCTCACCATTTTTGGTTGGATGTGGAGCACCTTCAGGAAGCCATTCAGAATGTTTTAATTTGTGTGGAGATGGTTTTCTTTTCTGTTATGCAGCAATATGCATACCACGTGGCTCCTTACAGTGGCGATGTCGAAGCAAAGTTGAAACTGAAAAAGGATGACTAAGTCGATGCACAAGACATTTGGTGTGAATAGACTCTTTTCCTCTGTGATCTTGCATTTACCACCAGTCACAGTGTGTAATGCAAGTTTTTATTGTTGTGTAACCTGTTGATACGGATCAGGAAGGTCTTAAGATAACTAATTTTTGCGTGTGTtagcaaagaagaagaaattttctATCATTTCCTCTGATAACCAGTTTTTACTCTTTTGTGGTTGGACTTCTTGTAGTTATATCAGTAATTTTTCTTCATGAGAGGCTGGTGTCCCTGCCGGCACCTGCAACAAGCTTGATTGCGACTTTGTACGTATACATTTTCTTAATTATCTTGAGAATATCATGACTATGTGAATCCTCTAATCTAGCAGTATTTGTATCCTAGCCACAATGAATGAATCTCGATATTtgatactccctccgtttcacaaagaatgatctcctttcctttttagtctgtttttaTGGGGAACAACTGAACAAGCTAGGCTCAAGGTTGTGCCTTTTCTTCCATGGCACAGCGCTGCCAAGTGCCAAGAAAAGGCACGACCTTGAGCTTCACAACGTGTTAAAGAATGAATCTCAATATTTGATACTTCTCCCTTCCACCAGGCTCTACCATTTGCATGTCGAGCTCCTATGCCGGAGACTGCATTTAGCACTGGCTTACTCACAGGAAGCTGGCCTAGCAGATGACTCTTGCATACCCCATTGTGGAACACAAACCATTTGTGACCATCTTTCCATGTTAAGTTTCACAAGGCTTGAAGTGTGTTAACAGTTTTCATGGAGGACATGCCTGAGAGCATTCTAAAATGTCTGACCATCTATGAAGTTGAGCAATTATCATCAACCAAAAAAGTAAGGAGCTAACCCAGTTACAAGTGTATCATGACATTGTAGTTAAATGCTTCAAATTGTAATTCAACCAAgtgcaaaaaagaaaagaaaatgcaCAGCTGAAGCACATTGCAAAATCTCCGAGTACAAGACCAGttcgaagaaaaaaagaagtgaaataTAGAAGAGTGTGCGTCTGCTTACAATTTAATCGAAAAAGGTTAAAGAACTTCAACTTCTATATCCTCAAAAACGATCTATGCTGGGAGGCCAGGGTGGCCAAAACAGATTAAAATAACGAAAACAATTTACAACATAAACTTCATTCGTGCATGACATTAACTGAGGAAAATGCAAGAACTGATTTTCCAACTAACTTGTCTTATGGAATATCATAACTTGACAGAAAGTTACATGTCCCTCTGTTAGTAACTATTAGTACAACCTCAAACCAAAGAAAACCATCTAAGAAAACCTGTTTTACTGAGGTAAAGACTACCATTGACTAACAAATGCATTCATAGCTTGGTTCCTCTAGCCAACGTGTCCCAGACGAGTTGACCACCCACTGCATATAAGAGTCTTGATTCCTCTAGCCAACCGATATTGAACAAGTTGTCCTCACAGTAAATGCAGACACAAATGGCTGCTCAAAAACTAGTCCCTGAAAACACCAGAGATGAGGTTAGCATGTTTGTTAAACACCAGGAATAAGAAAAGTGAATCTGTCTCAAAATAGAAGCACACATGTACAAAAAAGAGGCAACACAATAAGAAGCGAACTCAAAATATGGTTATCCTCCAGATCAAGAGAACGATAAATCTATCTACTGATAACAGAACCCCTACCCCAAAATAGAGGCCATTCACCCCAATAACAGATATTTTAATGACAGGAAACAGCACGAGTGAAAGTGCTTTAACCCTCTCTTGTTGGTAGTAAGTTACACTCTATCATCTCTCAAGGGATTGACAAGGATACATTTAAGGAAACTGACAGAAGTCTCAAAAACATTAATTGGAAGTTGAACTGCACCAATCTCCCACGGAATTGCCAAGAAGAGACACAGAAACTGACAGATGACCTCATAAACATAACTTTAGAAGGGTCCTTTCACTTCAAATTGCAGTGGAAGTTTAAAAAAATCCGTGACAAGTCAGGGAAGATGCTTCCTTAAAATTTGGTTCTTTTTGTCTTTCAGAAGTCATGAATTTAACATGATCCATTAAAGGTatgatgtttttttctttttgaaattggaTTAAGTTGCAGTTGTCATTTGAGGATTTGAAAATCCTAATTCAAAgtcttttatgttttagttGCAATGGCAGACAATCAAGCAATGAGGCAGATTGTTACTTCCTGGACCTTGTGCTACTAGTTTCTTCCCTAACATacctcccccctcccccctccTTCATTCCCCCTTCCATGACAGCAGGcattgaaaaaagaagaaaaaatccaCGAAGTTCATATTTTTCCCAGTCAGTGAAAAAATCCACAGAATTcatcttttccattttttcccTTTCTATTCTCAATAGATTCATCTCTGCTCTTGATTCAAAAACAAGCTCATCAAGTCACAAAACGAAGTGCAAATGCTGTAGAAAAAAATTGCAGAAAAGCACCAAGATTGCTCAGGCTTCAAGAGCACATCTTCATGAACATAAACGTAAATGAAGAGAGACACTATATGCAACGTGAAAAACTAATTcacaaatacaatatatatgCAATGCAAGAAAGGTACAAAGTTAAAAAATGTGTGACGTGAAGAATAATCACTTTGGAGGCAGATAATTAAGGTAAACACAGAGAAATCACTGGCATACCAAAGTCCCTAACACTTCATATCACAATCAAGTTGGGGAAAGTCTTCAGTAAAAACACTTATTTCATGGTTGAGAATggagaatttatataattttgggACGATAAATGGCTGGGAACAGCATTTTGCAGAAAATTTTTCCAGGACTCTACCAGGAGGAAAATGAGATAGTTGACATGGATTCTCCATTTTCTTCTGAAAGATGTAATGGCATGCAGTTGTCGTAAAAATGGTATTTTTCAATCAAAAATCATGCTATACTAATCTTTGGAGCAGTAGTAGTATCGCTGAGTATTGTCTTTAGGAAACAAGTTTGGAAGGTGAAAAATCCAACAAAGATAGCCTGTTTCAGCTAGTTAGCTATTTTAGAAGCCTTTCCATCCCAAAAATATCTCACTGAAAGAGGATCGTGCTCTGCAACAGGTGGTATGTGCTACCCAAGAATCTGAAAGCATCAGCCACCTTCTACTTCACTATCAAGTTGCCAAAGACATCTGGAGTATGTTTTTGAATCTTTTTGGGGTTAGTTGAGTAATGCCCTACACTGATAAGGAAGCTTGTGCTACCAGAGGCCTCTGGAGAGTTGGCAATCAGTGACGATGATGCGGCAAATGGTTCCACCATGCATCTTTTGGTGTATTTAGAATGTTTTGAAAGAGTCACTACACTCTCATATACGTGTTAAAGGCTAAATGTCTAAAActcttttttgttgttgtgggcttcttcttttttttttttttggaggaaATAGGTAATGAGTAGTTCATCCGTGGATCAAGGTAGGAGTGACAGATTCAGCGGCAGTTCTAATCAACACATAAGTCTCAGGTCACACTAAAGCTAATTTAATCCGAAATATGGAATCAGATATGTGGATATACAACGAGAGCGTTTTTCACTATCCGTGTCACGACTACATTAACAACTAAATTCTACGATGGGACAGAGCAATAAAAGTTTAACctacataaacataattattaaagCAAGGATCATAAAGCTTACCAGTATTTGATCAAACCATCCCATCCACAAGTAGCAACTTTACTTTGTTCCAGAGGATGCCACTCTGCACCAATACAGACCCCATCATGACACTTGAGAGTTCTGAAGACCTTACACGATTTCCAATCCCAAAACCAGCATCTGCCTTCACCATCTCCTGAGAAGACAAACCGCCCATCAGGTGAGAAATTGACCTGGCAGGCATAACCAGCGACAATGTGTCCagcaaatcttttctttttgttcaacTGAAATCTCTCTCGCGTACTGTAAATAAGAATCTGGTTATCCAAACTTTGTGCTGCAATCCAATTCCCATTTGGATGGGGCGAAATAGATGGCATGGAATGCATATGGGGTTCACTTATATACTTGATAACAACCGGAATACCATATTCCCAAACACGTAGTGATTTATCATCACTAGAGGTCACAAACCTTCTGTTATTATCCACAAAGGTAATTGTATTAACTGCCCCCAGATGTTGATCGTATTCTTGTGTAATCTGTCCACTGTTTATATCCCACTGCACAATCTTCTTATCACTCATACCAGCCAAAAGTACATTCTGCTTATCTTCATCAGGATTAAGCCTCACCACATAGGGTATCTTACCCGTCGTGAACGTTTGAATTACTTGTCCTGTTTCTGTATCCCAATACTTAATGTACTTATCATATCCAGCTGTCAAAAACTTCGACCCGTCATTGCTAAACCAAATATCCCTCACTGCCTTTGTATGCCCCATGTAAGTCCTCATACATTTACCGGAATTGTAAACATCCCAAATCTTCACCTTTGTATCCATCCCAGCTGACAAAATCAAATGACCATGCTTAGGGAAAAACCTAATAGCTGAAACCCCTTTCGTGTGTCCACTCCAAGTATGTACCAATCTCTTTGGTATATAGCAATGATCATTAGCAGCCTTTGCATCCTTCGGTGGAGCGATCCAAGACCTGCCCTGATAATCCTTTTCCTCTTTACCATGAAATGTGCTCTTTTCAACCATAGGCTCCGCCTTATCTTTATCACCACCTCTTTCTTCACCCTTCTTCTTAGCATACTCTTCAGCATACTTTTTCTGCTCCTCAGATAATTCTACTTGCAACCCTTCTTTCTTTCCAGCCCATGGACTCTTCCTGTTCTTCATCAACCATGTGTCGGTGGACGGATTTTCAACTTCCGTCATATCCACATCCTGCTCATCACCCTCCTCCTCCtccattttttccttctttttctctAACTTCCTCTTCTTCTGTTCATGCTGTGGTATGTTATACACAGAAATTGCATCACACTCCTTCATTTTTTCCAAATCACCGATGTAGCTATTTTCAGATGGATCAACAGCGTACCCATACTTCTGAAAAGTATTGTACTGCTCATCGAATACAAAGGGCTCAATAGACGCGTCCTCAACGAACCCTAACTTGTGATTTCTGAGTCCTTGAGCTAACCCGTCCTTTGCGTACGGGTGAGCTGGACCGCAAATTGGTGCCCATAGTTGTTCGTACGTCGGGTTGAATCCAACAATGTGCTGGGTCGGGTCAAGGGGTTTGGATTGAGCTCTGGCAGCTTCGCCGGCGACTGTTAGGGCTAGCATGGTGTCGTCGACTTTAGGGGCGGCAGATTTAGAAGGAAGCATGCGTATTGGGGAAGAATCCGGCGATTCATCCTCGTATGAAGATTGTAAAAGATCCATGGGATACGCACAAACTATGAAAAATGGCGAAAgctttatattttgattaaaaacctaaaggtttttttttttttttttgagctaAGTGTATTTTTCCCCAAAATCTAGACCGATGATATTATAAGcttctctctttttcatttttgggtTTTGACTTCCAACTTCAACTTGGATAGGGTAAAGCTAATATACTCCAATCTTAGGGCATCTATCCTCTATTTTAATCTCGATCTCGAAATATagagttttctattttttctgaATTCAGACACTTTAATCaatttctctattttactctctaaaagaaaattttttatctttttttaacattatattattatttctattttatttttattttcttatttcaatataaatcatttatttctttttccaaatgattactttatataattctcatatgataaaaaatttattttttcaaattttttatttaatataaaatatattttattataaattttaaatatcataaattacacgaaaatattatataatatctaatttaatgtacaaattcaaataaaagtaaacgATTACGTTAAcactcaatttttaaaattattacgTCGCTCCCATTAATGCTCTATTAATGCATTACGGAGTTCAAAATGAGTATTTTTGTCCTTGATTTTattatgtctagctaaaaatTGTTCAGATTGGAGATTTTCATCTACCACCATTTCTATCGTTACAGTTTGGGCCTTTACGACATCTTTAATTGGTGCATTAAGATCACGTCCTCAATCATCACATTTGTGTAGTATAATACATGTAGTCATTATATCAGGTAGCACTTTCTTTCTCCAAAAAACGTGACGGTCTTGCAATAATTGCAAAACTCCGAATGCACGTTCCACATCTTTTCGACATGGTTCTTGTTTCATTACGAATACAATGGTGGTAGATGAAAATCTTCGATTTGAACATtttttagctagacataaaaAATTACGGAAAAAATGTTCATTTTTAACTTCAAAACGCGTTAATGGAGTATTTATGTGAACAACGTAATAATCTTGAAAGTTGGTATTTATGTGGTGtttgtataattatatttcattaatgatttcacttttatttgaatgactcattaatttgtatattatataatatttatttctaatttatgttatttagaaatttagaataaaaaataatttcatattaaaaaagatttttttttatattacatgaaaatattatgaaagtGATTATTTTGGGGGAAAAAAGAATGAAGcgatttatattatgaaataaaaaataagaatgaaatagaaataataatataatatgagaagagaaaaaaaatattttttagagagTAAATAGAGAATTGGGTTGGAGTTGATTGTATTAAAAAGTAGAGAATTCTAAATTTGGAGAATTCTAAAAAAGAATCATCTTGTTtctcctcaatattatattattattgttctttcttttttcaaagtaatcaccttatataattttcatgtaatataaaattattattttttaaaaagtctttatttagtataaaattatattttattctgaATTTTAAAGAACTACTacgaaaaattgaaaaaagaaatcaacaagCACAACCGCAATCACAAACACAACACATTTCTCTAGAtcatacacataattttttctGGATATTGTTAAATCAGGAAATAACCTACCAGATTACTAAATTATTGTTgtgattttaaaaatcattttgttatgtattgtattgttattttgtatttaaattattatgtcatgtattgtacttttaaattaaaatttttgttttatcatttaaattttgtgcattCTTCGTAATGAAAatcaataatgataataatatcaaattatcTCTTAAAGTGacaaaaattgaacaaaatatgtatataaaatattgttAATTCGGGATGaaagtagtatatattaaattatatattttttaaaacgttatgttatattaaaaaaaattacgaacattagaaatttaaataatagtCTTATacgaaaaataatatgttagttacaaatagtaaaaataatattaaaataatgaaaaagtgaaatagagGGGTGAATAGTAATTCTTCAAATTTGGATAACTACTATTCACCTCTCTATAAAATAGAGAATAGAGGCTTTTTAGAGAGTGGTTGGAGACCCAATTCTTTATTTTACTCTTCAAATATAGAGAATAGAGACTAAAATAGAGTGAGTTTGGAGATGGTCAAGTTCTTAAAACCTCTCAGACATTATAAGTCTTAGCTCGTTTCTATTTGTCTTGGTGTTGAATGAGTTGACGCATCATATCCTTAGAGAGGCGTCATGGTGAATGTTACTtgcaaattatattatttgataaaaaaatatttattcgaATTATGGAAAGATGCATTTAACATCTCAAAAAGAAGTATCTAAATTCATACTTTCAATAAATTTGagttattttctttcaaagCATATCCAGTAGACttgatatattttcttaattagttTCCCTAATTTAAATACTAGAAAACCACTTAACATAGATTTCTTTTTAAAGTTACTCATAAAACAACAGTAATGATTTTAAGTATTCAGAAATCTTCTTTTAAAAGACTTTAAATTGCAAAACTAATATTGAGATTAACTAGTTAAAATTACACTGACAATTTTTATCTTTGGAAATGTTATAGAGTATCTTCatatattattagtatttaaataaaaaacaaaaatagtaaTACGATAAGGTAAGTCGGTCCGTACAGGTGCAATGCGaagattaaccaattttttaatattttaaaattatttttagtactaaatacatatatcatatagaaaaaaataagataaataaattttaaaatagataaaaggaaaaaaaaagtaaaattgcaACAGCTTTTATTGAAATGAAACAGATTCAAATGCAATGATTGTGGGTACAGCTTAAGCCAAGAAGTTTGATGTACTGATACAAATGTTTGAACATAAAGTTAGCCCAAATGTCAAAAGATTAACAATGTTTTTGGCTGTGATGCTTATTGACAATTTTCAATTCCTGCCTCCTCATAACTGTTGCAGAAGATAGAGGACATATGGttagaaaaaatatacttatgAATCAATGAAACATTTGAGAATGAATTATAGTAGTTGAGTCATGATACACAGGAACTAATTGAAGTATAACTAGCAGATATCAAAACTAAAGCAGCATTTCTTCTTAGCAAACCAATAGTCATGTCATGGCACATCATTTTAAGACCTGCAGAGGACAATTTAGTGTGACATAAGACCGGTACCTAAAAAAGGAATACTGAGCATGTAGCACAATTGTCAACTGCATGTCATAGACAAGTTTTACCTCTTGCAGTACCTTTGAACCTTCATAAGAAAATAGCCGAGAAGCATTTGCAAAGCTTATCTCAGCAAGTTCTTCTTTCGTCAGCTCGAGTAATGATGCAACATAGGAGAGTACATGGTGAATGTTTGCAGTATGGTTATAGATTTCTTCTGCCTGTCGTTCATTGCCTTTGTCCTCCTCGGATGGATTTCCATCATTGATTCCTCCACTTGATGGTCCATCAGCTGATGAAGCTTCCTTCTCGATTAAATACAGAGGATCTGGATTGCTTAATTTTGGCAAAGCATCTGGTGCATCTGTCTCCAACAAGATCCTGTCCTTAGGAATTGACTTCAACATTTTCTTCGCCTTGTTTTCCTTCATGGACATAAGGAACCCAGAAAAGGAGAAGTAAGCACCAAGCTTAGCAAATTCAGGAACCATTTCAGCAGAGCCGAGGTAAGAGTGCAGGATGAAACCAGCAGGAACAGGCCCCGCAGATTTTAATAATTCAAGAAGATCCCCGAAAGCACGAACACAGTGTATGGATGCTGGTCTTTCCAACTCTTTGGCAAGTTGAAGCTGCTGTCGACAGACATCCACCTGATCAGCGAAATCAATCTTCCTTCCAAATGAACCTTTATCTAAACCAATCTCTCCAACTGCAGCAGCAGGAGTAGACTCCAAAAATCCTCTCAAGGTTTTCAGCCAATTAGGAGTTCTCTCAGTTATAAACCAGGGATGGAGCCCAAAGTTTGGAACAATAGAAGGGTAGCGTTCACTCATTTCCTTTACCAAATGCCAATCTTTCTCTGACACGCCATTGACCGCAAAATGGACAACTCCTGTTTCAGTCGTGGTCTTAATAATTTTTGGGACCATATTAAAGATCCTTGGATCTTGGAGGTGACAATGAGAATCAAAGAGTTTCAGCATTATGGGTCTTAAAACTGCCAGACTCTTCTCTGCTTTTCTCTTGATACACTCTAAGTCAGTATTATACTGCTTATTCCTTGAACGAACCCTTAATGAAAGCTCACATGCTGGAGAAAGATAATGGTAACTGGAAGATGCTAGTGCAACACAGTCTCACAACTGTATGATAGATTAAGGTGTAACTAGCTTGTGTATGTATGAGAAACAAATGACTAAAGGGAATCTGCACAAATCAAAagctgaaaataaaatgaagtaccTGTAACCACTCAGAACTCCAACAATTTCATAATACAACTCAAAAATCCAAATCCGTAAACCCATAAGAACACCACATTAAAGTTGGTCAGCCTTGTTAAACCTGACTGCATGCACGCAGCAAAATGAGAGTAACGCTTTGAgttaaagaaaaatgactttCAAACAGGATAAGGGTTGCTTGGGAATTCTAATGTCTAACCAAGTCACTCTCTTGGCTATTTAGAGTCTTCTTAACAACCAAAAGTTGAACTGAAACAAATATGATTATGCCAAAAATGAAAGTTCATACACAAGGCTACACTCAACGTACATCTCTACAACCAATTTTTTAGTCTTGAGCCTCAAATAAGGAGTGTACACAATAAAACCAGTGAAATCGCAGTATGGTGAACCTGCAACTCAGGTGCTCAGACGGTTAGACATGGAGTATCAGCTTGAAGTAAATTATCTGAATGTTACCACTGGGTGGGCGGAATCAAAACGAAAAACATGACAAAACTATTTGATTTTCCAATTCCGATGGCCttaaattcatcatcaataaatCAGGCTCGATTCTGAAACGACTTTTCCTCTTTCTTTAATTCAAAGTAGCCATTCTTCCTATTTCTAATTCCCTATAAAGTAGAAGTATTTCTTATTGATCTAAACACCAGAAAGAAGAAAGCAAACCAATGAGAACAAGCAGAGAGAAGTAAGCAAAGTTAAAAACAGGATAAATAAACAGATAATATAAGTAGGAAAACAACATAAAGAGGACCAACAGATAAGCAATTTTCGCTAAAAGTTTACTCAACCACTATAAAATGTCACTAGATACAGCTCccatttttttgtatttatttatttatgctaCTAACAAAGACACACATTTGTGGCAGAAGAGTTTCACGGATATCTAAGGATTACTAAACAGAGAAGACAAGTCATACATTCACTCTATTTGTCATCAGTTAATCACTAGTTTCAAGGGTATATCAGAAACCGTCTCTCTGACGGAGTGTagtatgtttttgttgttgtagtatTGTTAATCTTGATCTTAATTTCCCTCTTATTTAGGGTTTAAGTGGAAGCTTAAAGCTGTGTTTACAACTTCTCAAACACCATCCTCCAAAGACATAATTTTGCAAAAAGCTACGCAACAAACGCTTTCTTATCTCCATCACAATCTTCCTATCTGTTACATATGTCTGAGTAATAAAGATTGAATTTTCAAACACCCATTAACTCCAATTACAAGAAATTTTCTGGGAATGAATAATTAAGTACCTGGAATATGAGCTCTGAAATTTGAGGGGTAAGTTTCGGTATACCAAAAGGAAAAGCTTCACACTAAAATTCTCAGCGACAGCTCGAACCACATCTATTTCCTAGGGTTAACAAGGCTTTCGTGAACGTGCACCAATCGGTTTTGTATGATCTTATTTTAGCTGCTAATTTTTTGAGTACGCGGCATTATCTGAAGCGTAAGGCTCTTTTTAGAATcgatttgtatattttaaaagttttcgaaaattatattaaaagctcttttgattaattatttatcttgtttcaaatgaaaataaagccttcaacaaaattaattttttttttagttttatcgattaaaacacacacacactatatatatatatatatatatatatattaattttattttgttaaacaCTTTGTGCGAAAATTTAAGTCAATCAAGtgcgaaaaaattaaaaagtcatttttaaacggataaaaaaaaagaaaaaattacttaactacataatatttctttttataacttttaaaaatttctatcatttcaaaaatccattttttccttttttttcctctcatttttcagATACATTATTATATCTTTTCTAATACAATGAGTTTGTTTCTATTTTTACGCCTAAAATCATTCTCATATATCAATAGTCACATCAAtcactcaattttttaatttcaaatctatTATATCTCTCAagttcatcaatttcaagtacCTAAAGAGGTACGAtcattttttcatcaaatttttatttccattcttcaaatttagtttttttataaaaaaaaattaatatttttatttacaatttTCTTATACATATGAATTCTGCTCCTTCTTTTTAATATGATACCTTGTGTATTCGAATTTGATGATGAAAACTTTCATAAAAATAGATTTAATCaacttattatgatatatatgttgACAAAAATGATACGTTATCATATTGTTTTGTAACTTGTTTTAAatcttattaaattatatataaaatcctaattttaattttttttgtttttttgatatattgtcACTAATCtatcaaattatataataaaaattatttagataaGATGTAATTTGCTGAATAGtgtatcatattataaaatagtttaaCCACGATACTTAAATAAAGCAATTATGTTTACCTAAGctaatatttttaagatttttttttaagattgagGTAATATGCAAACTTTCTGAGTTTTTACCCAACAAACTTGTTCAGGAGTAATTTCACACATGCTTTTTCCAAATTCTGAAGTAATCTTCAAAAGTAGATCAAActtaaaaacataattgaattctgaataataattcaaataaaaaacatgatagtacattttttttaaaaaaaaaaacttaattggagattttcaaata
This window of the Solanum pennellii chromosome 2, SPENNV200 genome carries:
- the LOC107011665 gene encoding pre-mRNA-processing factor 17 isoform X1 gives rise to the protein MDLLQSSYEDESPDSSPIRMLPSKSAAPKVDDTMLALTVAGEAARAQSKPLDPTQHIVGFNPTYEQLWAPICGPAHPYAKDGLAQGLRNHKLGFVEDASIEPFVFDEQYNTFQKYGYAVDPSENSYIGDLEKMKECDAISVYNIPQHEQKKRKLEKKKEKMEEEEGDEQDVDMTEVENPSTDTWLMKNRKSPWAGKKEGLQVELSEEQKKYAEEYAKKKGEERGGDKDKAEPMVEKSTFHGKEEKDYQGRSWIAPPKDAKAANDHCYIPKRLVHTWSGHTKGVSAIRFFPKHGHLILSAGMDTKVKIWDVYNSGKCMRTYMGHTKAVRDIWFSNDGSKFLTAGYDKYIKYWDTETGQVIQTFTTGKIPYVVRLNPDEDKQNVLLAGMSDKKIVQWDINSGQITQEYDQHLGAVNTITFVDNNRRFVTSSDDKSLRVWEYGIPVVIKYISEPHMHSMPSISPHPNGNWIAAQSLDNQILIYSTRERFQLNKKKRFAGHIVAGYACQVNFSPDGRFVFSGDGEGRCWFWDWKSCKVFRTLKCHDGVCIGAEWHPLEQSKVATCGWDGLIKYWD
- the LOC107011665 gene encoding pre-mRNA-processing factor 17 isoform X2, with translation MDLLQSSYEDESPDSSPIRMLPSKSAAPKVDDTMLALTVAGEAARAQSKPLDPTQHIVGFNPTYEQLWAPICGPAHPYAKDGLAQGLRNHKLGFVEDASIEPFVFDEQYNTFQKYGYAVDPSENSYIGDLEKMKECDAISVYNIPQHEQKKRKLEKKKEKMEEEEGDEQDVDMTEVENPSTDTWLMKNRKSPWAGKKEGLQVELSEEQKKYAEEYAKKKGEERGGDKDKAEPMVEKSTFHGKEEKDYQGRSWIAPPKDAKAANDHCYIPKRLVHTWSGHTKGVSAIRFFPKHGHLILSAGMDTKVKIWDVYNSGKCMRTYMGHTKAVRDIWFSNDGSKFLTAGYDKYIKYWDTETGQVIQTFTTGKIPYVVRLNPDEDKQNVLLAGMSDKKIVQWDINSGQITQEYDQHLGAVNTITFVDNNRRFVTSSDDKSLRVWEYGIPVVIKYISEPHMHSMPSISPHPNGNWIAAQSLDNQILIYSTRERFQLNKKKRFAGHIVAGYACQVNFSPDGRFVFSGDGEGRCWFWDWKSCKVFRTLKCHDGVCIGAEWHPLEQSKVATCGWDGLIKYW